The DNA region GTCTGGTGGGAATCATGGGAAAATCTTGCTCTTATCGGTTACTTTCGGATATATCCGGAAGCTGATCCTCAGGTCGTTTTGGGAAAATTGAATACTTATGCCACTGAAAACGGGTTTGCTGAAGTATTTGCTGTTGGAATGCAACCACTCCTGGACGTTCATATGGGTTCAGCACATCTGCGTTATGACTTTCTCAATAATGGCAAAACTGACCGGATGAAGGTTTACACATTGGCAATTGTTGCTCTGCTGGTTTTGATCATTGCTTCCATTAATTTTATCAATCTCTCCAGTGCCAGAGCTGCTCGCAGAGCTTTGGAAGTTGGTATTAGAAAAGTGGTGGGAGGTAATCGCAGGCAGCTTTTCAGGCAATTCATCGGAGAATCAATACTTACTACTTTTATCGCCATGCTCATTGCCCTGGTGCTCTTTGAGGTTGCTTTACCCTACCTGAATAACTTCCTCCAAAAGGATATCAGCTATAATCTGATAGAAAATTATAAATTTAGTATTTATATTCTGGTAATGGCAATCATGGTTGGCTTTCTGGCTGGTTTATATCCTGCTTCAATTTTATCCTCTTTCACTCCCGTAAAAGTGCTAAAAGGCAAATTCTCTACCAGTAAAAAGGGTGTTATTCAAAGAGTTATTCTGGTGGTATTACAATTCTCTGTCTCGATTGCTTTGATCATTTCTGTCCTGATCGTTCTGGATCAGGTAAAATTTTTGCAGAAAACAGATCTCGGCTATAATAAAAATAATGTTCTGGTGATCAGAAACGTATTTCGAGATCAGGCTCAACTCGTTAAAGAGCAAATAGAAAACCTCACTTTCGTGGAGGGAGTTGCTACTTCTTCCAATTTACCAGGAGGCACACTTGTCCGTCTGGAAATTATCCCTGAAGGTTATACCCGGGAAACTGGAATGATGTTTGACCGTCTGCAAATTGATGATAACCTCATTGATCTGCTAAAGATAAACTTAGTTGAAGGCAGAAACTTTGATCCTGAGTTGATTACTGACCCTGAAAGTTCTATTATCATCAATGAAGCTGCTGCCCGAAAACTCAACTGGGCTCATCCACTTGGTAAAAAGATCACTATGATAGACCAGAATGAAGATCGCCTCGAACGAACTGTGGTCGGCGTTGTAAAAGACTTTAATTTCACCACTGCACGTCGCCAGGTAAACCCCATGATCATCGCCCATATTGGTCAATTCATCCCTCGTTACCTGGTGAGATTACAGAATGATGATCCAGCTTATCAGCAGGCTATTGAAGATATTTTTCATTCAGTGGATCCAGAGGTTCCATTCAATGCCAATTATCTGGAAGATATCTTCAGTTTTCAGTTCCAGCAGGATCTTGTGTTTGCTCAGAATATCACAATCTTTGCTGTTTTGGCTGTTTTTATCGCTTCCCTGGGGCTCTTTGGTCTGGCATCGTTCACTGCTCAGCAGAGACGGCGTGAAGTTGCTGTCCGCAAAGTTCTGGGTGCACCAGTAGGCTCTATAGTTCTTATGATGTCCAAAGATTTTGCCAGATGGGTGCTGATGTCAAATATCATTGCCTGGCCCCTGGCATATTTCATCATGAAAAACTGGTTAAGCAATTTCGTATATCAAGCTCCTATAAATCTGTTATTCTTTATTATTTCCGGTTTGGCTGCTCTAATTATTGCCATGTTGACCGTCAGTTTTCATGTGCTTCATGCTGCTGGCACTAATCCTGTACTGGCTCTGAAGTACGAATAGGAGAAACACAATGTTTAAAAATCACCTGCTCTCAGCTTTCAGGCACATCAAAAAGAATAAAAGTTTTGTGCTGATCAATATTCTGGGGCTTTCCATAGGTATGGCAGTATGCCTGCTCATCATGCAATATGTGAGTTATGAAAACAGCTATGACCGCTTTCATGACGATTTTGAAAATATTTACAGAGTGCAATTCAATATTTATAGAAATGGCAATTTGCAGGTGGAATGTGCTGCAGCTGTTCCAGCAGTAGGTCCCGCTATGAAAGATAATTTCCCCGAAGTTCTGGAATTTTGCCGGGCATTTCCCATTGATGGCATTGTTTCCACACCTGAAAAAAGCTTTCGGGAAAGAAAGATGCAGATCGCTGA from Candidatus Stygibacter australis includes:
- a CDS encoding ABC transporter permease — translated: MLVNYLRIAFRNIWRQKTYSAINIGGFAIGLAVCLIISFYVIDDLTYDHFHKDAENIYHLLTVDNSEDEGALSYSITAGPLVAGMADAVPEIIAATRITAMGINLPLPGNENETDEETTIAARVLLADSSFFDVFSFEILASDQNHPLSDLRGVYISESFAEMLYPEGDAVGKPLVNPQMEDAYIAGIIRDVPHNSHLQFDLIAPLNTRDNPVWWESWENLALIGYFRIYPEADPQVVLGKLNTYATENGFAEVFAVGMQPLLDVHMGSAHLRYDFLNNGKTDRMKVYTLAIVALLVLIIASINFINLSSARAARRALEVGIRKVVGGNRRQLFRQFIGESILTTFIAMLIALVLFEVALPYLNNFLQKDISYNLIENYKFSIYILVMAIMVGFLAGLYPASILSSFTPVKVLKGKFSTSKKGVIQRVILVVLQFSVSIALIISVLIVLDQVKFLQKTDLGYNKNNVLVIRNVFRDQAQLVKEQIENLTFVEGVATSSNLPGGTLVRLEIIPEGYTRETGMMFDRLQIDDNLIDLLKINLVEGRNFDPELITDPESSIIINEAAARKLNWAHPLGKKITMIDQNEDRLERTVVGVVKDFNFTTARRQVNPMIIAHIGQFIPRYLVRLQNDDPAYQQAIEDIFHSVDPEVPFNANYLEDIFSFQFQQDLVFAQNITIFAVLAVFIASLGLFGLASFTAQQRRREVAVRKVLGAPVGSIVLMMSKDFARWVLMSNIIAWPLAYFIMKNWLSNFVYQAPINLLFFIISGLAALIIAMLTVSFHVLHAAGTNPVLALKYE